The Syntrophotalea acetylenivorans genome contains the following window.
CCTCGGCAATGGGCAATATCCAGCAGATCACCGTTCGGGCTTCTTCAACTGAACAACCACAAGCCTCATGCAACACTTCCCCGGGCGTCAGATGAAATTCGCCGATGATGTGTTTGAAATCGCTGAATAGTGGATCGTCAGCCGCGGCAAACCCCACTAACGGTTCCTCAAAATAGGGGTGATCGCTGCCGGCAAAACGATTGTCGGGGCTTGCCGTCACAAAGTTGCGAATTTCTTCCTGAAGAACCTCTTTCATGGTCGCCTTCCCCTCCAGCGAGAAATGAACGTCTTTAAAGTATACGCGCTCGCATATCTACCGCCAAGCTGGAACAGGGGTAACAACCTCCGCAACCTTCCTGCACAATCCTCCTGGGAGTGGCTTCAGAGCCAGAAAAAACTTGAAAACTCAGCGTTAATTTTGCATAGTACGGAACCTCAACAATACTCTGAAACCGTAAATTTTTTAATCCGAAGGGAGGGACAACGATGATCGGTACCCCACTGAAACAAGGCGCAACCAAAATTCTAATGCTCGGCAGTGGAGAACTGGGCAAAGAGGTGGTCATCGAAGCCCAACGCTTCGGCATCGAAGTGGTGGCCGTCGACCGTTATGCCGACGCACCGGCCATGCAGGTGGCTCATCGCAGCCATGTCATCGACATGCTTGATCGCGAAGCCCTGTCCCAAGTGATCAAGCAGGAAAAACCAGACTTCATCGTTCCCGAGATCGAAGCGATTAATACTGAATATCTGCTCGAACTGGAAAAGGAAGGTTTTAACGTCATTCCTACCGCCCGGGCGACCAACCTGACCATGAACCGCGAAGGTATTCGTCGCCTTGCGGCCGAGGACCTGGCCCTGCCCACGGCTAAATACCTGTTTGCCACCGACCTGGAAGAGTTCCGCAGCGGCATACAGGAAATCGGCCTGCCGTGTGTGGTCAAGCCGATCATGAGTTCTTCCGGCAAGGGTCAGAGTACGGTGCGCTCTGAGAGCGACATCGACAAGGCCTGGGAATATGCCCAAGCCGGGGCGCGAGGCACCGGCGACAAGGTGATCATCGAGGAATTCATCCCCTTTGATTACGAAATCACCCTGCTCACTGTGCGCCACGCCAATGGCACCAGCTACTGCCCGCCCATCGGTCACGTACAGGAAGGCGGCGACTACCAGGAATCCTGGCAGCCCATGGCCATGACTCCGGCAGCCCTGCAAGAAGCTCAGAACCAGGCCAAGGCCGTAACGGACGCCCTGGGCGGCACCGGTCTCTTCGGCGTCGAATTCTTCATCAAAGGCGATACGGTCTATTTCAGCGAAATTTCACCCCGCCCCCACGACACGGGCATGGTGACCATGGTCAGCCAGAACATGTCGGAATTCGAACTGCACGTGCGGGCGATCCTCGGCTTGCCGGTTCCGGAGATCGAACTCCTCGCGCCGGGGGCATCTCACGTGGTACTGGCCACCGAAAATTCCCAAAATGTCGGCATTACCGGTGTGGCGGAGGCACTGAACGTCCCCCGCAGCAAGGTGCGCGTGTTCGGCAAGCCCGACACCCGCCCCGGTCGGCGCATGGCGGTGGCTCTGGTCGTCGCTGATGACGTTGAAGAGGCCCGCAAGCAGGCCGCTAAGGCCGCGGCGGCCATCAAGGTGGTGCCCCGCTAGAACAAGTAAGCGCCCCTGCCCTATTTCAAAATCCCCTGTGACTAAAAATCACAGGGGATTTTTTATTGATCAATCTCCGGCACTTAAACCCTGCGGTTGTCATTGTTTTTACTTAGGCCCTTGACGAAGGGTCTATTTGCCGTTTTAGTAATAGGAAATCGGCAAAGGCTACGCCACTTGCCCTCTCCGTTGACAGGGAGGAATCTATGCCTTGGGACCTGAACCGAGCCAGAAGCCTGGTTGCATCGGATCCAAGCCTGGCCGCATTCAAGGTACATCATGAAGGAGGCGAACTGCACCTCAATAACGCCGGGGGCTTGTTTGCGCGTTTGCTGCCCACCAACCGCGCAGGACACTGGCAGATGGAATATTTCGTTCAGCGGAAACGTTGGGAATGCCGGGAATTCGTCGGCCCCCTGAACGAGTGCCTGGAGCTGCTGCGCAGCGACCCTCACTATGTGTTTTGGGAAGGCTGATCGAACCATCTTTTTTCAATAGACAACAAAAAAGCGCCATCCGTAATGGATGGCGCTTTTTAAATGGCCTTAAACGCAGGCGATGCGGATCAACTCTTGATGCCGGTGACACGCTCCATAGCCTCGAGGTATTTTTCCGAGGTTTTACGCACGATCTCTGCGGGCAATGTCGGTGCCGGAGCTTGCTTGTTCCAATCGAGAGTCTCCAGGTAGTCCCGCAGGAATTGCTTGTCGAAACTCGGTTGAGAACCGCCGGGAGAATAAAGATCCCTGGGCCAGAAGCGGGATGAATCAGGGGTCAGGGCTTCATCGATCCAGATCAACT
Protein-coding sequences here:
- the purT gene encoding formate-dependent phosphoribosylglycinamide formyltransferase; the encoded protein is MIGTPLKQGATKILMLGSGELGKEVVIEAQRFGIEVVAVDRYADAPAMQVAHRSHVIDMLDREALSQVIKQEKPDFIVPEIEAINTEYLLELEKEGFNVIPTARATNLTMNREGIRRLAAEDLALPTAKYLFATDLEEFRSGIQEIGLPCVVKPIMSSSGKGQSTVRSESDIDKAWEYAQAGARGTGDKVIIEEFIPFDYEITLLTVRHANGTSYCPPIGHVQEGGDYQESWQPMAMTPAALQEAQNQAKAVTDALGGTGLFGVEFFIKGDTVYFSEISPRPHDTGMVTMVSQNMSEFELHVRAILGLPVPEIELLAPGASHVVLATENSQNVGITGVAEALNVPRSKVRVFGKPDTRPGRRMAVALVVADDVEEARKQAAKAAAAIKVVPR